Proteins from a single region of Corylus avellana chromosome ca11, CavTom2PMs-1.0:
- the LOC132165061 gene encoding UDP-glycosyltransferase 90A1-like: MASKPHVVIFPFMAQGHTIPMLDLSKALSFRGLKITIITTPSNSSFVISYVSQSLNNNIHLREIPFPHAHQLPKGCENTSHLLSPDQLLPFLAATKQLRPPFEQALRDMSKLPDPPCCVISDTFLGWTNGSCRAFGIPRLVFHGMGVFAMAVKKSLSIHQNHNKCLMKSSSDTEHVDVTGLMQLRFPLTTADLPDSLRQMDSCLSEFFVEAEKSDLGSWGVIVNSFIELEKDHVAPLECLYGNESTRAWCVGPLFLYDDQMEGGRNYHEEEIDSFLKLHEQEEKSVIYVAFGSQADLSDTQLDELAYGLEQSRENYIWVVRSKTWDPPIKGRGLITKNWVEQKRVLGHRAIGGFLSHCGWNSVLESLSMGVPILAWPMQNEQHLNAKFLVEEVKAALRVPTVGRERKVVRREVICEAVKELMGGRRGKKAREKAIELGKLAKRAVQVGGSSYKCLDELIHQLPLGNAIHH; this comes from the coding sequence ATGGCGTCCAAACCCCACGTCGTCATCTTCCCCTTCATGGCTCAAGGCCACACCATTCCTATGCTGGACCTTTCAAAGGCCCTCAGCTTCCGAGGGCTCAAGATAACCATCATAACCACCCCTTCAAACTCCTCCTTCGTCATCTCCTACGTTTCACAATCCTTAAACAACAACATCCATCTCAGAGAAATCCCATTCCCCCACGCCCACCAACTCCCCAAAGGCTGCGAAAACACCTCCCACCTTCTCTCCCCCGACCAGCTCCTCCCATTCCTCGCAGCAACAAAACAGCTCCGACCACCTTTCGAGCAGGCTCTCAGAGACATGTCCAAGCTTCCGGACCCACCATGTTGTGTTATTTCCGACACTTTCTTGGGGTGGACCAACGGATCCTGTCGGGCTTTCGGAATCCCCCGGCTGGTTTTTCATGGGATGGGGGTGTTTGCAATGGCGGTGAAGAAATCTTTATCCATCCACCAAAACCACAACAAGTGTTTGATGAAGTCGTCGTCCGACACGGAACATGTCGACGTAACAGGACTAATGCAGCTTCGATTTCCGCTCACAACAGCGGATTTGCCGGATTCCCTTAGGCAGATGGATAGTTGCTTGTCGGAGTTCTTTGTAGAGGCTGAGAAATCTGATTTGGGAAGCTGGGGTGTGATTGTTAATAGCTTTATCGAGCTAGAAAAAGACCATGTTGCCCCATTGGAGTGTTTGTACGGGAATGAGAGTACCAGGGCATGGTGCGTCGGTCCATTATTTTTGTATGATGATCAAATGGAGGGAGGGAGAAATTATCATGAGGAGGAAATTGACAGTTTTTTGAAGCTGCACGAGCAAGAAGAAAAATCAGTGATATATGTGGCATTTGGGTCGCAGGCCGATTTGTCAGACACCCAGCTTGATGAATTGGCTTATGGGCTGGAACAATCCAGAGAAAATTACATCTGGGTTGTACGATCAAAGACTTGGGACCCACCGATCAAAGGGAGAGGACTGATTACTAAAAATTGGGTGGAGCAGAAACGGGTTCTGGGCCACCGGGCTATTGGTGGGTTTTTAAGCCATTGCGGATGGAATTCGGTATTGGAGAGCCTGTCGATGGGGGTTCCAATATTGGCGTGGCCCATGCAAAATGAGCAGCACCTGAATGCCAAGTTCTTGGTGGAGGAGGTCAAGGCGGCGCTCCGGGTTCCGACGGTGGGCCGGGAACGGAAGGTTGTGAGGCGGGAAGTGATTTGTGAAGCGGTGAAAGAGTTGATGGGAGGAAGGAGAGGGAAGAAGGCAAGAGAGAAAGCAATTGAGTTGGGGAAATTGGCGAAGAGAGCAGTCCAGGTTGGTGGGTCTTCTTACAAGTGCTTGGATGAGCTAATTCACCAGCTTCCTCTTGGGAATGCCATCCATCATTGA